GCCTCCAGACACATCGCAAAAAACCTTGTTGCAGCAGGATTGGCCACTGAAGTTTTAGTACAAGTTTCTTATGCGATAGGCGTTGTGAAACCAACTTCTATCTTGGTAAACACTTATGGAACCTCAAAAGTAAACCTGACCGATGGTGAGATTAGTAAAAAAGTAGCAGAAATTTTTGACATGCGCCCAGCGGCAATTGAATCACGTTTAAAATTGCGTAACCCGATTTATTCAGAAACGGCAGCCTACGGTCACATGGGTCGCACGCCACGAAAGGAGAAATTGGTTTTCAACTCGCCCTACAACGGTACGGTAGAAAAAGAGGTGGAACTATTCACTTGGGAAAAACTGGATCATGTGGAGGAAGTGAAAAACGCTTTTGATTTGTAATTAAATCAGTTTTATTTCAATGCAAAGCCCCAAGAAACCCTTGGGGCTTTTTTGTGTCCTGTGAAAATTTAAAAATTTTGTTGTAGCTTTAAACCATTCAAATATTAACCAACTAAGTCCATGAAGCATATTTTTTCTAGCCCAAGGTATTTTATTACTTGGGGGGGTCCTACTTGTCTTATTGCTAATAGTCTCCTGTCAACCTGATTTTGTTGAGGAAGATCCGGTTCTTGAGGAGCAGTCCAAAATGTCCATTACCCACACCTCACTAAGCCGTTTATCAAAATCAGCTCCTGAAGTGTACGACAGGTCGCTGTCCCTAGCTCTAAGTGATTCCAAGTTTACCAAAAGTGCTGGAGACAGCACGAGTCTGGTTCTGGACACGACCAATGTTTATATAACAGAGGGACTGGACTACAAAAACTATATCTTTAGGGTGGAGCCCGATGCAAACAGCCCGGCCGATGAACTAAAGAACCTGATGATCGTGCGGCTCAGGGACAGCCTGACCCATCAATATCTGGTAACCTACAAGATGCTGGATGCTGTAACCATTGATACAACTGATGTGAAGATTGAGGGTTTTTTTGCAGAAGACCTGAGTGGTCATGTTCCCATGAAGTGTGGTGGTACGGAGACGGTGATGACATGGGTAGAGGGCTATATGGTGTCCTATAATTGTACAAATGGTGGAGATCATTCTCCAGGTGAGTCATGTGCGCCTGGAGAAAGCAGGTGGGGCCAGGCCTACGAATATTTTGTGCCAGGACATTATGATGTACAGTTCATTGAACAAGAACCTTGCGATTCTTTTGAAGACCCTAACGCCAGTAGTAACACTACGGGCGCGGGAGACCCAAATGGTAGTGGTAATGAAGACGATGACGATGAGGACGATGATCCAGAAAGCATAGGCATAGATGTGGTGCCTAATAGAGAGTTGCCAGGGCCAGTGGATCCAGAATGTAAATATTTAATGGATTTGCTCAATGACAATTCTTTCAAGTCGCACCTGAGCGATTTACGTAGCTCTGCAAATAGAGAAGAATATGAAGAGATATACGAGTTTACCCGTGGCATTAATGACGCGACCGGGACACTGGACTTTTATTCTGATAGCGGCTCGGCCAGCAAGCCTACCGCACCAGTGAGAACCCTTGCCAGAAATGAGATCAGGGTTATTATGATTCATACACACCCTAAAGCCAGGCAGGGGTACTCCAACCATAGCATGTTTTCCTATACTGATATTGATATTTTCTTGAAAGACATCACGAAAGTGAATCTATCGGGTCAGGATAACAGTCAAATGACCAATATTATTGTAACCGTCGAGGGGGGAAAAATTAATATGTACGCCTTAAAAAAAGCCCCTAATTCAGATATAGCGAACAACTACCTCGCGCACCAGCAAAGCGTATTAGGGATGACGGAAGATGAGAGGAAGGATGAGCGAGATAATTATGAAGAGGCTATAAAAAATGCTTTTTATGATTTAGATCCTCAAAAAAAGATGGAATTCTATGCGTTGAGGCAATTGAAGAAAATGGGTCTTCATCTGTACAAATCTGATAACGAACACACCTCGTGGCAACGAATGACGCTTGAATCAGACCCATCGAAACCAAATGGTTTGAAATTAGGAAGTCCAGAATCCTGCGATTAAACTCAAAAAACTTAGAAACATGAAAACGATACTAACTATAATATTTGTGGGCACCTTTCTTACAGCTTGCAAGTCACAAACTTACCCGATAGAAAGAAGTTATCCAGTTTTTCCAGAATCAGGAATGATCTTTAAGGACACCAACAATAACTTTGATAAGTTTGAGGGCACTTGGGAGTATGTTGATGCTACTAGCAGGTTAAGAATAGTCTTAGAAAAAATAGAGGATTATGAGGACAACGGTTATTTTTCTGATGTAATTGTGGGCAACTTGATCTACGAGGAAAACGGTGTAGAGATTATCAACACCCTAACCAATCCCTCTACCTCTCAAGGATCTGACGATATTTATCATATTAAAATGTTTTCCATACCGAGGCCAAATCTTATAGTAGGTAGCTTTGAGGATCCCATACGCAGCAAGTGGACAAGATATACCCTGCGATTGATCCATGGTAGGGTGATATCCATGAACAATAGCAATGTTACCGAGCAACTGGAATGGGGGCTGCAGATCTATGAGTTTTATAATCCTGATGATGATCTAGATGCTGAACAGGCAATGCGGG
This genomic interval from Nonlabens spongiae contains the following:
- a CDS encoding DUF6705 family protein; amino-acid sequence: MKTILTIIFVGTFLTACKSQTYPIERSYPVFPESGMIFKDTNNNFDKFEGTWEYVDATSRLRIVLEKIEDYEDNGYFSDVIVGNLIYEENGVEIINTLTNPSTSQGSDDIYHIKMFSIPRPNLIVGSFEDPIRSKWTRYTLRLIHGRVISMNNSNVTEQLEWGLQIYEFYNPDDDLDAEQAMRVPREVILTKL